A window from Mycobacterium saskatchewanense encodes these proteins:
- the gndA gene encoding NADP-dependent phosphogluconate dehydrogenase encodes MSSSTGTAQIGVTGLAVMGSNIARNFAHHGYTVALHNRSIAKTDALLKEHGDEGKFVRTESIAEFLDALEKPRRVLIMVKAGDPTDAVINELADAMEEGDIIIDGGNALYTDTIRREKAMRERGLHFVGAGISGGEEGALNGPSIMPGGPAESYKSLGPLLEEISAHVDGVPCCTHIGPDGAGHFVKMVHNGIEYSDMQLIGEAYQLLRDGLGKTAGEIADVFDEWNKGDLDSFLVEITAKVLRQTDAKTQKPLVDVILDEAEQKGTGRWTVKSALDLGVPVTGIAEAVFARALSGSVTQRKATTGLASGELGEKPSDNEQFVEDVRQALYASKIIAYAQGFNQIQAGSAEYDWGITPGDLATIWRGGCIIRAKFLNRIKEAFDEDPELPTLIVAPYFRRAIEAAIDSWRRVVVTATRLGIPIPGFSSALSYYDALRTERLPAALTQGLRDFFGAHTYGRIDDDPDKRFHTLWSGDRSEVPA; translated from the coding sequence ATGAGTTCCAGCACCGGCACCGCGCAGATCGGCGTCACCGGCCTGGCCGTGATGGGTTCGAACATCGCCCGCAACTTCGCGCACCACGGCTACACCGTGGCGCTACACAACCGGTCGATCGCCAAGACCGACGCGCTGCTGAAGGAGCACGGCGACGAGGGCAAGTTCGTGCGCACGGAGTCCATCGCCGAGTTCCTGGACGCGCTGGAGAAGCCGCGGCGGGTGCTGATCATGGTCAAGGCCGGCGACCCCACCGACGCCGTCATCAACGAGCTCGCCGACGCCATGGAGGAAGGCGACATCATCATCGACGGTGGCAACGCGCTCTACACCGACACCATCCGCCGCGAGAAGGCGATGCGGGAGCGCGGCCTGCACTTCGTCGGCGCCGGCATCTCCGGCGGCGAGGAGGGGGCGCTCAACGGGCCGTCGATCATGCCCGGCGGACCGGCCGAATCGTACAAGTCGCTGGGCCCGCTGCTCGAGGAGATCTCGGCGCACGTCGACGGCGTGCCGTGCTGCACCCACATCGGACCCGACGGCGCCGGGCACTTCGTCAAGATGGTGCACAACGGCATCGAGTACTCCGACATGCAGCTGATCGGCGAGGCCTACCAGCTGCTGCGCGACGGGCTCGGCAAGACCGCGGGCGAGATCGCCGACGTCTTCGACGAGTGGAACAAGGGCGACCTGGACAGCTTCCTCGTCGAAATCACCGCCAAGGTGCTGCGCCAGACCGACGCCAAGACGCAGAAGCCGCTCGTCGACGTCATCCTCGACGAGGCCGAACAGAAGGGCACCGGCCGCTGGACGGTGAAGTCGGCCCTGGACCTGGGCGTCCCGGTCACCGGCATCGCCGAGGCGGTGTTCGCCCGCGCGCTGTCGGGCTCGGTGACCCAGCGCAAGGCGACGACCGGGCTGGCCTCGGGCGAGTTAGGCGAAAAGCCAAGCGACAACGAACAATTCGTCGAAGATGTCCGGCAGGCCCTCTATGCGTCAAAGATCATCGCCTACGCGCAAGGCTTCAATCAGATCCAGGCGGGCAGCGCCGAGTACGACTGGGGCATCACCCCGGGAGACCTCGCGACCATCTGGCGCGGCGGCTGCATCATCCGGGCCAAGTTCCTCAATCGGATCAAGGAGGCGTTCGACGAGGACCCCGAGCTGCCGACGCTCATCGTCGCTCCCTACTTCCGCCGGGCCATCGAGGCCGCCATCGACAGCTGGCGCCGCGTGGTGGTCACCGCCACGCGGCTGGGCATCCCGATCCCCGGCTTCTCCTCGGCGCTGTCCTACTACGACGCGCTGCGCACCGAGCGGCTGCCCGCCGCGCTGACGCAGGGGCTGCGCGACTTCTTCGGCGCACACACCTACGGCCGCATCGACGACGACCCGGACAAGCGCTTCCACACTCTGTGGAGCGGGGACCGCAGCGAAGTCCCCGCATAG
- a CDS encoding M56 family metallopeptidase — MSAPAFSILAVLLAGPAPALLARATWPLRAPRAAVVLWQAIALAAVLSAFSAGIAIATRLLMPGRDGRPTASIVGAAARLGWPLWTAYVAVFALTVLIGARLMVAVLRVAIANRRRRAHHRMVVDLVGVDHDAALPQPCARTRDLRVLHVPQPLAYCLPGVRSRVVVSEGALATLTDDEVSAILTHERAHLRARHDLVLEAFTAVHAAFPRLVRSSHALRAVQLLVELLADDAAVRAAGRTPLARALVACAAGRAPSGALAVGGTSTVLRVRRLAGRGNSAMLATTAYLAAAAILVIPTVALAVPWLTELRRLFNL, encoded by the coding sequence GTGTCCGCGCCGGCCTTCTCCATCCTCGCGGTGCTGTTGGCCGGCCCGGCGCCGGCCCTCCTGGCACGAGCGACGTGGCCCTTACGCGCCCCGCGAGCGGCGGTGGTGCTGTGGCAGGCGATCGCCCTGGCGGCCGTCCTCTCGGCGTTCAGCGCCGGGATCGCCATAGCGACCCGGCTGCTCATGCCCGGCCGCGACGGGCGGCCCACGGCGAGCATCGTCGGCGCCGCGGCCCGGCTCGGCTGGCCGCTGTGGACCGCGTACGTCGCCGTCTTCGCGCTGACCGTGCTGATCGGCGCCCGGCTGATGGTCGCGGTGCTGCGCGTAGCGATCGCCAACCGCCGCCGCCGGGCGCACCACCGCATGGTCGTCGACCTGGTCGGGGTTGACCACGACGCGGCGCTCCCGCAGCCCTGCGCGCGGACCCGCGACCTGCGCGTCCTGCACGTCCCGCAGCCGCTCGCCTACTGCCTGCCCGGGGTGCGCAGCCGCGTCGTCGTCAGTGAGGGCGCGCTGGCCACGCTGACCGACGACGAGGTCTCGGCGATCCTCACCCACGAACGCGCCCACCTGCGCGCGCGCCACGACCTGGTCCTGGAGGCCTTCACCGCGGTGCATGCCGCCTTCCCGCGGCTGGTGCGCAGCTCGCACGCGCTGCGCGCTGTGCAGCTGCTCGTCGAGCTGCTGGCCGACGACGCCGCGGTGCGCGCGGCGGGTCGCACTCCCCTGGCCCGCGCGCTGGTCGCCTGCGCGGCCGGGCGCGCACCCTCGGGCGCGCTGGCCGTCGGGGGCACCAGCACGGTGCTGCGGGTGCGCCGGCTGGCCGGGCGCGGCAACAGCGCGATGCTGGCGACGACCGCCTACCTGGCCGCGGCGGCGATCCTCGTCATACCGACCGTCGCCCTGGCCGTTCCCTGGTTGACTGAGCTGCGACGCCTGTTCAACCTGTGA
- a CDS encoding BlaI/MecI/CopY family transcriptional regulator, whose amino-acid sequence MAKLTRLGDLERAVMDHLWSTPEPQTVRQVHEALSARRDLAYTTVMTVLQRLAKKNLVSQIRDDRAHRYAPVHGRDELVAGLMVDALSQAEDSGSRQAALVHFVERVGADEAEALRRALAELETNQRNNTRSAGAHAED is encoded by the coding sequence ATGGCCAAGCTGACGCGACTGGGAGATCTGGAACGCGCGGTGATGGACCACTTGTGGTCCACGCCGGAGCCTCAGACGGTCCGCCAGGTTCACGAAGCGTTGTCGGCGCGCCGCGACCTCGCCTACACCACGGTGATGACGGTCCTGCAGCGCCTGGCCAAGAAGAATCTCGTCTCGCAGATCCGCGATGACCGGGCGCATCGGTACGCGCCGGTGCACGGCCGGGACGAGTTGGTCGCCGGGCTCATGGTCGACGCGCTGTCCCAGGCCGAGGATTCGGGCAGCAGGCAGGCCGCGCTGGTGCACTTCGTCGAGCGGGTCGGGGCCGACGAGGCGGAAGCGCTGCGGCGGGCGCTCGCCGAGTTGGAAACCAATCAGCGCAATAACACGCGGTCTGCTGGCGCGCACGCGGAGGACTGA
- a CDS encoding PaaI family thioesterase: MSVPTPPGAVPPPNFTAPFDTELGLRFTEVTPDGARAELEVQPKLLQPMGLVHGGVYCSMVESMASVSAYTWLNAHGGGGNVVGVNNNTDFLRSIGSGMVYGATEPIHRGRRQQLWLVTITDDKDRLVARGQVRLQNLEA; this comes from the coding sequence ATGAGCGTGCCAACGCCACCGGGCGCCGTCCCGCCGCCGAATTTTACCGCGCCGTTCGACACCGAACTCGGCCTGCGATTCACCGAGGTGACCCCCGACGGTGCCCGCGCCGAGCTGGAGGTCCAGCCGAAATTGCTGCAGCCGATGGGCCTGGTACACGGCGGCGTCTACTGCTCGATGGTCGAGAGCATGGCCAGCGTCTCGGCCTACACGTGGCTGAATGCCCACGGCGGCGGCGGAAACGTCGTCGGCGTCAACAACAACACGGACTTCCTGCGTTCCATCGGCTCGGGGATGGTGTACGGCGCGACCGAACCGATCCATCGCGGCCGGCGCCAGCAGCTGTGGCTGGTCACCATCACCGACGACAAGGATCGCCTGGTGGCGCGCGGCCAGGTGCGCCTGCAGAACCTCGAGGCGTAA
- a CDS encoding urease subunit gamma yields the protein MLLTPHEQERLLLSYAAELARRRRARGLRLNYPEAVALITDHILEGARDGRSVAELMASGCDVLSREDVMEGVPEMIGDVQVEATFPDGTKLVTVHHPIA from the coding sequence ATGCTTCTCACGCCGCACGAGCAAGAACGACTGCTGTTGTCCTACGCCGCCGAGCTGGCCCGCCGGCGTCGGGCGCGGGGGTTGCGACTGAACTACCCGGAGGCGGTCGCCCTCATCACCGACCACATCCTCGAGGGCGCACGGGACGGCCGCAGCGTCGCCGAGTTGATGGCCAGCGGTTGTGACGTGCTGTCCCGCGAGGACGTGATGGAGGGAGTGCCGGAGATGATCGGTGACGTCCAGGTCGAAGCGACGTTCCCCGACGGCACGAAACTGGTCACCGTGCATCACCCGATCGCATGA
- a CDS encoding urease subunit beta — protein sequence MIPGEIIYGPGDIEINAGAQRLEIQVVNTGDRPVQVGSHVHLPQANAALSFDRAAAHGYRLDVPAATAVRFEPGIPQTIRLVPLRGRREVYGLSRNPPGRLDDR from the coding sequence ATGATTCCCGGCGAAATCATTTATGGCCCAGGCGATATCGAGATCAACGCCGGCGCGCAGCGGCTCGAGATCCAGGTCGTCAACACCGGCGACCGTCCCGTGCAGGTCGGCAGCCACGTCCACCTCCCGCAGGCCAATGCCGCGCTGTCGTTCGATCGCGCCGCCGCCCACGGTTATCGCCTGGACGTCCCGGCGGCCACCGCGGTCCGGTTCGAGCCGGGCATCCCGCAGACGATCCGCCTGGTTCCGCTGCGGGGACGACGGGAAGTGTACGGGCTGAGCCGCAACCCGCCCGGACGGCTGGACGACCGATGA
- a CDS encoding urease subunit alpha, with product MTRLSRERYADLFGPTTGDRIRLADTDLLVEITEDRSGGPGSAGDEAVFGGGKVLRESMGQGRASRAAGAPDTVITGAVIIDHWGIIKADIGIRDGRIVAIGKAGNPDIMTGVHPDLVVGPSTEIIGGNGRIVTAGAIDCHVHLICPQLMPEALGSGITTIIGGGTGPAEGTKATTVTPGEWHLAGMLESLDSWPLNFALLGKGNTVNPEGLWEQLRGGASGFKLHEDWGSTPAAIDACLTVADAAGVQVALHTDTLNEMGFVEDTLGAIAGRCIHTYHTEGAGGGHAPDIMRVAAERNVLPSSTNPTRPHTVNTLDEHLDMLMVCHHLNPAVPEDLAFAESRIRPSTMAAEDLLHDMGAISMIGSDSQAMGRIGEVVIRTWQTAHVMKRRRGALPGDGPADNHRARRYVSKYTICPAITHGLDHEIGSVEVGKLADLVLWEPAFFGVRPHLVLKGGMIAWAAMGDANASIPTPQPVLPRPMFGAAPTASAATSVHFVAPVALDAALGEKLAVNRRLVPVGDVRSVTKTDLPLNDTMPSIEIDPDSFTVRIDGEVWHEQPATELPMAQRYFLF from the coding sequence ATGACGCGGCTGTCGCGGGAGCGTTACGCCGACCTCTTCGGGCCGACCACCGGGGACCGGATCAGGCTGGCCGACACCGACCTGCTGGTGGAGATCACCGAAGACCGCAGCGGCGGACCGGGTTCCGCCGGCGACGAGGCGGTGTTCGGCGGCGGCAAGGTGCTGCGGGAGTCGATGGGGCAGGGGCGGGCGAGCCGGGCCGCCGGGGCGCCCGACACCGTCATCACCGGCGCGGTGATCATCGACCACTGGGGGATCATCAAGGCCGACATCGGCATTCGGGACGGGCGGATCGTCGCGATCGGCAAGGCGGGCAATCCGGACATCATGACGGGCGTGCACCCCGACCTGGTGGTCGGCCCGTCCACCGAGATCATCGGCGGCAACGGTCGGATCGTCACCGCCGGCGCCATCGACTGCCACGTGCATCTGATCTGCCCGCAGCTGATGCCCGAGGCGCTCGGGTCGGGCATCACCACGATCATCGGCGGCGGCACCGGGCCGGCCGAGGGCACCAAGGCCACCACCGTCACGCCCGGCGAATGGCACTTGGCCGGCATGCTGGAGTCACTGGACTCGTGGCCGCTCAACTTCGCGCTGCTCGGCAAGGGAAACACCGTCAACCCGGAGGGGTTGTGGGAGCAATTGCGTGGCGGCGCTTCGGGTTTCAAGCTGCACGAGGACTGGGGATCCACGCCCGCGGCGATCGACGCCTGCCTGACCGTCGCCGACGCCGCGGGCGTCCAGGTGGCGTTGCACACCGACACTCTCAACGAGATGGGGTTCGTCGAGGACACCCTCGGCGCGATCGCCGGCCGTTGCATCCACACGTATCACACCGAGGGCGCCGGCGGCGGGCACGCTCCGGACATCATGCGGGTCGCGGCCGAGCGCAACGTGCTGCCCAGTTCCACCAACCCGACCCGGCCGCACACCGTGAACACGCTGGACGAGCACCTGGACATGCTGATGGTGTGCCATCACCTCAACCCCGCGGTGCCCGAGGACCTGGCGTTCGCTGAAAGCCGCATCCGGCCGTCGACGATGGCAGCCGAGGATCTGCTGCACGACATGGGCGCGATCTCGATGATCGGCAGCGACTCGCAGGCGATGGGCCGCATCGGCGAGGTGGTGATCCGGACCTGGCAGACCGCGCACGTGATGAAACGCCGGCGCGGCGCACTGCCCGGTGATGGTCCCGCGGACAACCACCGGGCGCGCCGCTACGTCTCGAAATACACCATCTGCCCGGCCATCACGCACGGCCTCGACCACGAGATCGGTTCGGTGGAGGTGGGCAAGCTCGCCGATCTGGTGCTGTGGGAGCCCGCGTTCTTCGGGGTGCGGCCGCACCTGGTGCTCAAGGGCGGGATGATCGCCTGGGCCGCGATGGGCGACGCCAACGCCTCGATCCCCACCCCTCAGCCGGTGCTCCCGCGTCCGATGTTCGGCGCCGCGCCCACAGCGTCGGCCGCGACCTCGGTGCACTTCGTGGCCCCGGTGGCTCTCGACGCCGCGCTGGGCGAGAAGCTCGCCGTCAACCGGCGGCTGGTTCCGGTCGGGGACGTCCGCTCGGTCACCAAAACCGATCTGCCGCTGAACGATACGATGCCGTCGATCGAGATCGACCCGGACTCCTTCACCGTCCGCATCGACGGCGAGGTCTGGCACGAGCAGCCGGCGACGGAACTGCCCATGGCCCAGCGTTACTTTCTCTTCTGA
- a CDS encoding urease accessory protein UreF — MAEPALITLLALADSRLPTGAHVHSGGVEEAIASALVTDLDTLKAFLARRIRTHGLVTASVAAAVHRGDIGLDDADLETDARTPAPAAREASRSQGRGLARLARRVWPDAGWDDLGPRPHLGVVAGRVGEVSGLRPQHTALHVVYTTMTGSATAAQRLLALDPAAVAAATFALSGLCESTAAEATAGLADLSDPLLDTLAQRHAQRERPLFAS, encoded by the coding sequence ATGGCCGAGCCGGCGCTGATCACGCTGCTCGCGCTGGCCGACTCGCGGCTACCCACCGGCGCGCACGTGCACTCCGGCGGGGTCGAGGAAGCCATCGCCTCGGCCCTCGTGACCGACCTGGACACGCTGAAAGCGTTCCTGGCGCGCCGGATTCGCACCCACGGTCTGGTCACCGCGTCGGTGGCCGCCGCCGTGCACCGCGGCGATATCGGCCTCGACGACGCCGACCTCGAGACCGACGCGCGCACCCCGGCTCCGGCCGCCCGGGAGGCGTCGCGCAGCCAGGGCCGTGGCCTGGCGCGGCTGGCGCGGCGAGTCTGGCCGGACGCCGGCTGGGACGATCTCGGGCCCCGGCCGCACCTCGGAGTGGTGGCGGGGCGCGTCGGGGAGGTCAGCGGCCTGCGCCCACAACACACCGCCCTGCACGTTGTCTACACCACGATGACCGGTTCGGCGACCGCCGCCCAGCGCCTGCTGGCCCTCGATCCCGCCGCCGTCGCCGCCGCCACCTTCGCGCTGTCCGGGCTGTGCGAGAGCACCGCCGCCGAGGCGACCGCGGGGCTGGCCGACCTGTCCGACCCGTTGCTCGACACGCTGGCGCAGCGCCACGCTCAGCGCGAGCGGCCCCTGTTCGCATCGTGA